The sequence GCAGCGCCTGCCGGTCGGCCTCCCAGTCGTCGCCGCGCGTGTCGTCCACGACCGTCTCCCCGGTCGGGCCGGCGAGCAGCACGAGCGTCTCCTCGAACGTCTCCCGGACCGCCGCGCACACCAGCTCGCGGGCCAGCGTCTCGTCCGCGTCGAACGCCTTGCCCCATTCGGCGGGGGACGGACCGGACCACGCCAGCGCCGCCTCCCCGTCGCGCGGGTCGACCGAGCCGCCGGGGAACACGTAGGCGCCGGGCGCGAACGCCATCGACCGGACGCGGCGCAGCATGAACGCCTGGAGCCCGTGCTCGTCGTGGTCGCGCAGCACGACCACGGTCGCCGCGTCCTTGGCGGCCACCGGGTCGGTCCGGCCTTCCAGGATGTCCTCGACCTGCCCCCGGAACGACTCGGGCAGCTTGAGTCCGTTGGTGATCCCCATGGCGAGCCATTCGGACATACCGAATGGCGTTCCGTCAAGCCCGGCGCCTCACGCCACCTCGGCGATCAGCTCCACCTCGACCGGCACGTCCCGCGGCAGGACGGCGACGCCGACGGCGCTGCGCGCGTGCCTGCCCGCGTCCCCGAACACCTCGGCCAGCAGATCGCTCGCCCCGTTGATCACCTGCGGCTGGCCGTGGAAGTCCGGCGCGCTGGCGACGAACCCGACGACCTTCACGATCCGCACGATCCGCGACAGCTCGCCGACCTCCGCCTTCAGCGCCGCGATCGCGTTCAGCGCGCAGATCCGCGCCTGGCGCGCCGCCTCCTCCGCGCTGACCTCGGCGCCCACCTTCCCGGTGGCGCCCAGCTCGCCCTTGACCAGCGGGATCTGGCCGGCGGTGTAGACGAGCGACCCCGTCCGCGCCGTCGGCACGTAGGACGCGACCGGCGGGACGACCTCCGGCAGTTCGATGCCGAGCTCGCGGATCCGCTCTTCAGGCGTGCTCATCGCGCATTCCTCCTCGTTGAGGTCCGTTACGACGGGGTGTTCCGACGGGCCGCTACTGGACTTCGCGCTTGAAGTAGGCCACGAGGTTCTCGGGGTTCGGCCCCGGCAGGACGGTGACGAGCTCCCACCCGTCCTGGCCCCAGTTGTCGAGGATCTGCTTGGTCGCGTGCACCAGCAGCGGAACGGTCGCGTACTCCCACTTCTTCATGGCCCTCACCCTAGCGATCGGCCGTCCGCCCCGACGGCCTGACCGGCCCCCTCGCCGTACCGCTCGCGCGCCGCGTGGATCTCGTCGATGTGCCGGTCGGCCCACTCCCGGATGGACGTCAGCAGAGGCACGATCCGTTCGCCCAGCCGCGTCAGGGTGTACTCGACCTGGACGGGCACGGACGGAGTCACGCTGCGCGCCACGAAGCCGTCCCGCTCCAGGGAGCGGAGCGTCTGCGTGAGCATCTTCGCGCTGACCCCCGGGAGCGCCCTGCCGACCTCGGCGTACCTGCGTGCGCCGTGCGCCAGGTCGGCGAGGACGAGCATGCTCCACTTGTTGCCGATGATCCCCATCAGCTGGTGGGTGGGGCATCCGTCCATGTAGACGTCGAACGCCGCCTTCTCCTGCTCGCGACGCTCCGCCGCCGTCATCGTGGCCATGCCGCGGGTTCACCTCCGGGTGCCGAACGCACTCCGAAGTAACTTCTTCCGGCCCGCGGCTGTTCCGGCGACAGTGGCCGGTGCGGGGCCTCTCCCGCACATGAACCCACTTCGTCCGAGGAGTCACCGCCATGCGCGCGATCATCGTGAGGACACCCGGCGGGCCCGGCGCGTTGGAGCTCTCCGACGCTCCGGTGCCCGTCCCGGGGCCCGGCCAGGTACGGATCCGGGTGGCGGCCGCGGCGGTCAACCCGGTCGACGCCGCGACCCGCTCGGGGGCGCTGGCCGGCGCGGGGCTGATGCCGCCGTTCGGCTCGCGGCCCGCGGTCGGCATCGGCTGGGACGTCGCCGGGACCGTCGACGCGGTCGGGGGGCGTGTGACGCGGATCGCCGTGGGCGACGAGGTCATCGGCCTCAAGGACCGGCTCGACGTGCCGCTGGGCGCCTACGCGGACGCGATCGTCCTGGACGCGGACGCCGTCGCGCCCGCGCCGCGGTCGGTCCCGGCGGTCGAGGCGGCGACGATCCCGCTGAACGGGCTGACCGCCCTCCAGGCCCTCGACCTCCTCGGCCTGCCCTCGGGAGCCACGCTGCTCGTCACGGGAGCCGCGGGCGCCGTCGGCGGCTACGCGGTGGAACTGGCCGCCCACCGCGGTCTGCGCGTCGCCGCCACGGCCTCCGCCTCCGACGAGGCACTGGTGCGCGGGCTCGGCGCGGAGATGTTCGTTCCGCGCGGGGCGCACCTGGGGGACGCCGTCCGCGCGCTCGTCCCGGGCGGTGTGGACGGCGCCGTCGACGCGGCCCTCCTCTCGGTAGCGGCCCTCGACGCCGTCCGGAACGGCGGGAGCTTCGCGGCGGTGAACGGCGGTCCGGCCACCCCGCTCCCGCTGCGCGGGATCACCGTCCACAACGTGTGGATACGCGCGGACGCCGCGGCGATGGCCGGGCTCGCGGCGCTCGCGGACGAGGGCCGCCTCACGCCCCGCGTCGCCGGCACGCTCCCGCTCGCCGAGGCGTCCAAGGCCCACGCGCGGCTGGAAGCAGGCGGCCTGCGCGGACGGCTGGTCCTCACCCCGTAGGGCCCTGCGGCGGACCGGCGGGCTGCTCGGCGCGGAGCATGACGCGGCGGAGGAGGTCGGCGAGGGTGCGGCGCTCGGCGGGGTCGAGGGCGCCGAGCAGGCGGGTCTCCTCGACGCCCAGGCCGTCCATCGCCTCGCGCCAGGCGGAGCGTCCGGCGGGGGTCAACTCGACGACGACCCGGCGGCGGTCGGTGGCGGACGGGGACCGGCGGACGAAGCCGCGGCGCTCCAGCGCGTCCAGGCGGCCGGTGATCGAGTTCGGGGGCATGGCGAGGTCGGCGGCGAGCTGGGAGGGCGCGGCGGTGCCGTGCCGCCCGGCGAGCGCGTGCAGCGTGTCGAACTCGTGCCGCTGCAGGCCGGAGGCGGCGAGGAGTTCCTCGCGCATCTGCCGGATGTGCTTGACGAAGAAGACCATCCGGGTCACGGCGCCCTCGATGTCGGGATCGAGGTCGGGCACGATCGGCGCCCACCGCTCCACGTGGTCGTCGGTCCGGTCCCTGTCACCCATGCGGGGATCGTAGTCGCCTTCATCGTTCGATGGAGAATAATTCCCTGGCGATTAGTTCGACAACGAACTATATTGTTCGACCATGACCCACCCCCTGCGCGGCCGGGACTTCCGGCTGCTGTTCGCCGCCCGCGTCCTGTCCCTGACCGGGGACGCCGCCGTCCCCGCCGCCCTCGCGCTCGCCGTCCTGCGGGCGACGGGCTCCACGTCGGCGCTCGCCCTCGTGCTCGGCTGCGCGATGGTGCCGCGCCTGCTCCTGCTGCCCCTCGGGGGCGTCCTCGCCGACCGCCTGAACGCACGCGGCGTCGCCCTCACGACCGACCTCGCCGGTGCCGCGGCGCAACTGTTCGCGGCGCTGGAACTCCTGAGCGGCGAGCCTCGGCTGTGGCACCTCGCCGCCGCCCAGGTGATCGGCGGCGCGGCCTCGGCCTTCCAGACGCCGACCGTCTCACCCTTGATCGCCGGCACCGTCGAGCCCTCCGGGCTGCAGAAGGCCAACTCCCTGATGGGCGTCGCCAACGGCGCCACCCGCCTGGCCGGCCCCGCCCTCGCCGGCACCTTCGTGCTGACCATCGGCCCCGGCTGGACGTTCCTGCTGGACTCGGCGTCGTTCGCCGCGAGCGCGGCGATCCTCGCCCTGGCGCGCGTCCGGCACGTCCCGATCCCGCGGCGCTCACTGCGGGCCGACCTGGCGGAGGGCTGGTCGGAGGTCCGCTCGCGCGACTGGTACTGGACGAGCCTGATCGCGCACGGCGTCTGGAACGGCACGTCCGCCGTCCTGCTCACCCTCGGCCCCGCCCTCGCCGTCGATCGGCTCGGCGGCGAGGGGGTCTGGATCGCGACCGTCCAGGTGGGCGCCGCCGGGCTCGTCGCCGGAGCGCTGCTGGCCGCCCGCGTCCGCCCGCGCCGTCCCGTCCTCGTCGCCAACGTGGGCCTGGCCGCGCTGGCGCTGCCCCTCGCCCTGTTCGCCGTCGCCGCGCCCGCGCCCCTGCTCGTCGCGGCCTACGGGCTGGCGCTCACCGGCCTCGGCGTCCTCAACCCGACCTGGGAGACCGTCGTGCAGATGACCATCCCGCCGCAGGCGCTGGCCCGGGTGACGTCCTACGACTGGCTGCTGTCGCTGGCCGCGGCGCCCCTCGGCTACGCGCTCGCACCGTGGGCCGCCTCCGTCTGGGGCCCCTCCGTCCCGCTGTGGACGGCGGCCGTCCTGGTCGGCGCGGCCTGCCTGGGCACGGCGGCGGTACCGGGCGTCCGGCGCCTGACCATGCCCGTGGCCGCGCCGGACGCCGCGCTCGCCTCACCTCAGCCGCAGGCTCGGTGAGGCGAGCCGGTCAGCGGGGCGGCTGCTCCTCCTCCACGGCCTCCGGCGCGCCGCCGCCGATGCCGCGCCGCTGCTCGTCCTGCGGCGCGGCCACCTCGGACGCCCGGCGCTTGGGCTCGTCCAGCCCGATGACGGGTGGGACGTCCTCGGTCGACTCCAGCGCCGACGACCGCTCCGTGGCCCTGGCCAGCTCCTCCTCGGCCTTCGCGAGCCGCTCACCGAGGTCGGGCTTGCCCTCGCCGCCGTCCTCGGAGCGTCCCGGGCCGCCCGCGGCACGCTCGAAGAACCGCAGGATCTCCACCGGCAGCGGCATGACCAGCGTGCTGTTCTTCTCGGCGGAGACCTCCACGACCGTCTGCAGCAGGCGCAGCTGGAGGGCCGCCGGGTCCTGCGACATGATCTCCGCGGCGGCGGCGAGGCGCTTGGACGCCTGGAACTCGCCGTCCGCGGTGATGATGCGGGCGCGGCGCTCCCGCTCCGCCTCCGCCTGCCGGGCCATCGACCGCTTCATGCCCTCCGGCAGCGACACGTCCTTGATCTCGACCCGCTCGATCAGGATGCCCCACGGCCCCTCGGTGATCTCGTCGATGATCGCCCGCAGCCGCATGTTGATCTTCTCGCGCTCGCCGAGCAGCTCCTGCATGTCGGCCTGCCCGATCACCGACCGCAGCGACGTCTGCGCCACCTGCGACACCGCGTACTGGTAGTTGTGCACGTTCACGATCGCCTTCACCGGGTCGATCACCCGGAAGTACACGACCGCGTCGACGCGGACGCTCACGTTGTCCTGGGTGATCCCGTCCTGGCCGGGCACCCCCATCGTGATCGTCTGCCGGCTGACCTTCTGCATGCGCTCGGCGATCGGCACGATCGCCGTCAGGCCCGGGGTGCGCACCGCGCCGGGCCGCATCTGCCCGTCCCGCTGGACCTGCCCGAACCGGAACACGATCCCGTGCTCGAACTGCTGCACGACGCGGACGGACGACGCCAGGACGATCAGGCCGCCGACGACGACGATCAGCAGGATGACCAGGGCTACCGCTATCATCACGGCACCTCTTTCGCGTGAGGGCCCGGGCCCCGGGAGGCGCCCCCGGAGCTCCGGCGGGCGTCCGGACCGGTCAGGGTCCGGACGGAACCGTCCATAGCACGGTTCACGTTTTCAAGCTAACCGCGCGGGCAGGCCGAATGACAGCGTCCGGGCGGGGGAACCGTGTCAGGGATCACTTGCATGAGGACGACCGCCCTCTCAAGTGTTTGACGAGTGAACGATATGGTCGATCGGGTGAGCGCGAGAGACACCGACTGGGACGGCGTACGCCTCCATGTGGTCACCGGCAAGGGCGGCACGGGCAAGACGACCGTCGCCGCCGCCCTCGCCCTGGCCCTCGCCGCCGGCGGCCGCAAGGTGCTGCTCGTCGAGGTCGAGGGACGCCAGGGCATCGCCCAGCTCTTCGACTGCCCGCCCCTGCCCTACGAGGAGCGCCGCGTCGCCGTCGCCCCGGACGGCGGGGACGTCCACGCGCTCGCCGTCGACACCGAAGAGGCGCTCATCGAGTACCTCGAGATGTTCTACAACCTCAAGCGCGCCGGGAAGGCGATGACCAAGCTCGGCATCGTCGACTTCGTCACCACCATCGCCCCCGGCCTGCGCGACGTCATCCTCACCGGCAAGACGTCCGAGTCGGTGCGCCGCAAGAAGAAGGACGGCTCGTTCGTCTACGACGCCGTCGTGATGGACGCCCCGCCCACCGGCCGCATCACGAAGTTCCTGAACGTCAACGACGAGGTCTCCGGCCTCGCCAAGGTCGGCCCCGTCCGCAACCACGCCGACACCGTGATGAAGGTCGTCCGCAGCCCCGAGACCGCGGTGCACTTCGTCACGCTCCTGGAGGAGATGCCCGTCCAGGAGACGATGGACGGCATCCGCGACCTCACCGCGGTCGGGCTCCCGGTCGGCGGCGTGATCGTCAACATGGAGCACCAGCCCGTCCTCACCGAGGACGACCTCGCCGTGGCCGCCGCCGGGGCCCTGGACACCGACGAGATCGTCCGCGGCGTGAAGGCCGCCGGCCTGGAGCACGACGCCGAGGCGATCGCCGCCGTCCTCGCCGGGGAGGCCGTCGACCACGCCCGCCGCACCGCCCTCCAGCGCCGCGAGAAGGAGCGCCTGGACTCCGTCGACCGGCCTCGCTACACCCTCCCCCAGCTCTCCGACGGCATGGACCTGGCGGGCCTCTACGACCTGGCCGCCGCCCTCCGCGACCAGGGCGCCGCATGACCGCCCCCGCCCACGCCTCCGGCCGCGGCGTCTCCTGGGTGAGGCTGACCCCCCGTTCGGGCGGGGACCGACCGGCAGAGGTGAACCGATGAGCCAGTCCGGCAAGACCCCACCGGTGCTCGACGTCGACGGGCTGCTCGACGACCCGCGCACGAAGATCATCGTGTGCTGCGGGTCGGGCGGGGTCGGCAAGACCACCACGGCCGCCGCCCTCGGAGTGCGCGCCGCCGAACGGGGACGGGACGTCGTCGTCCTCACCGTCGACCCGGCGCGCCGCCTCGCGCAGTCGATGGGCCTGTCGGAGCTCGACAACAACCCGCGCCGGATCGAGATCGACGGCGACGGCGAGCTGCACGCCATGATGCTCGACATGAAGCGGACCTTCGACGAGATCGTCGAGGCGCACGCCGACCCGGACCGGGCCAAGCAGATCCTCGCCAACCCCTTCTACCAGTCGCTGTCGTCCAGCCTCTCGGGCACGCAGGAGTACATGGCGATGGAGAAGCTCGGGCAGCTGCACCGCTCCGGCGCCTGGGACCTGATCATCGTCGACACCCCGCCGTCCCGGAACGCGCTGGACTTCCTGGACGCCCCCGAGCGGATGGGCCGCTTCCTCGACGGCCGCTTCATGAAGATCCTCGCCGCCCCGGCCAAGTCCGGCGGCCGCCTCGGCGTCAAGGTGATCAGTGCCGGGTTCGGCGTGTTCACCGGCGTCATCAACAAGGTCCTCGGCGTCCAGCTGCTGCGCGACGTGCAGACGTTCGTCGCCGCCTTCGACACCATGTTCGGCGGGTTCCGGGAGCGCGCCGAGAAGACGTTCAAGCTCCTGCAGACCCCGGGCACCGCGTTCCTCGTCGTCGCAGCGCCCGAGCCCGACGCCCTGCGCGAGGCGTCCTACTTCGTCGAGCGCCTCGACGAGGAGCGGATGCCGCTCGCCGGTCTCGTGGTCAACCGCGTCCACGAGACCGCCGACGACGTCCTGTCGGCGGCCCGCAGCCAGGCCGCCGCCGAGACGCTGGAGGAGCGCGGCGAGCACACGCTGACCGCGGCCCTGCTGCGCCTGCACACCGACCGCATGCAACTGGCCGCCCGCGAGGACCGCCTTCGCGACCACTTCGCGTCGACGCACCCGACCGTGCCGGTCACGGCCGTCCCGGCGCAGGCGGAGGACGTCCACGACCTCGACGGCCTGCGCCAGGTGGGCGAGGATCTGGCCGCTCCCACCGCGTCCCCCACCGCCGCCTGACGTCCAGCCGGAGAACTGCACGCGGGCCGGACTCCGGCGCCGTTACCCGGACGTTCCGCCATCTCGCACTCTGATCAGCGAAAACCCGTATTTTCGGGCATGGCGATAGGCCCGTACCCAATGGGTGGTACGGGCCTACCGGCCACGCTTTATTTGGACCGTGCCGATCCTCGGACGCCGCCGGACGGGCCCCGGGGACCCGTCGAACTCAGCTTGCGACGAGCTCTTCGCTGGCGACGAGTTCTTCCTCGTCGATCTCCGCCGACCGCTCGTACTCTTCCTTCGCGGTCTCCAGCAGGTCGCGCCACGAGCGCACATCCGGTCGCCGCCGCAGCAGGGCTCGGCGCTCCCGCTCGGTCATCCCGCCCCACACGCCGAACTCGATCCGGTTGTCGAGAGCGTCGGCGAGACACTCCGTGCGCACCGGGCAGCCGCGGCAGATGAGCTTGGCTCGGTTCTGCGCCGCACCCTGCACGAACAGAGCGTCCGGATCCGCGTTACGGCAGGCGGCGCGGGCGGTCCAATCCGTGATCCACATCTTGGCCCCACTCCCCTAGGGTCTGTGTCGATTTGCGCTCCTTGGCCGGACGGGCGCGGACGTCAGGCCGCCAAACGAAAGCCGTGGGGAAGAACTTACGGAAGCGAGGGACGTTTCAACAGCCCCCGTTGGGCCCATTCTCGATATAGCCCACCGGGGCCATACCGCCGGAACGGACTAGTTACCTGCAGTTGACGCGCCAGACACCGCGCAGGTTGTCACGATGGGGGCATAACGGACGAAGATCCTGATCAGCCGGTCCGGAAAGCACGAACCCCGGGGGACCTGTCCCTAATGCACTGCTCGTCCCGCGTACCCTAGACCCCGTGCGCGTTGCGAAGAACGATCGGGCCCAGGCCGCGTCCACGCTGTTCAGGTTGCTAGGTGCCGGGGTGGTGGCAGGCCTCATCGTCGCGCTCATCGCGCTGCCCGCCGTGGGCAGCGCGGGGCTGACCGCCCGCGACGCCGCCAACAACTTCGAGGACATGGACAGCCGGCTCAAGACGACACCGCCGTCCGAGAAGACGGTGATGTACGACGGCAACGGCAAGCAGGTCGCCACGTTCTTCGACAAGTACCGCGAGTCCGTCCGGCTCGACCAGGTCGCCCCCATCATGCGGCAGGCGATGGTCGACATCGAGGACTCGCGCTTCTACGAGCACGGCGCGCTCGACCTCAAGGGCACCATCCGCGCGATGGCGTCCAACGTCGAGTCCGAGCAGACGCAGGGCGGCTCCACCCTCACCCAGCAGTACGTCAAGAACCTCCTGGTCGACAGCGCCAAGACCGAGGAGGAGTACCGCGAGGTCACCGCGCCCACGGTCGGACGCAAGCTGCGCGAGCTCCGGTACGCGCTGGACGTCGAGCAGCGCCTCACCAAGGACCAGATCCTTGAGGGCTACATGAACGTCGCCTACTTCAGCGCCGGCGCATACGGCGTCCAGGCCGCGTCCAAGCGGTACTTCAGCATCCCCGCGTCCAAGCTGGGGCTCGGCCAGGCCGCCCTGCTCGCCGGGATCACCCAGAACCCCACGGCCTTCGACCCCATCCGCAACCCCAAGGACGCCCGCAAGCGGCGCGACGTCGTCCTCTACCGGATGGCGCAGCTCGGTCACATCACCAAGGCGCAGGCCGACTCGGAGGCCGCCAAGCCGATCCAGCTGAACCGCACCGACCCGGTCGGCGGCTGCGAGACCAGCAAGGCGCCGTACTTCTGCGAGTACGTGAAGTACGACATGCTCAACATCCTGTCGGACGGCAAGTACTGGCAGCTCAAGCCGAAGCAGCAGCAGAACGTCGTCAACAAGCTGAACCGCGGCGGCTACACCATCCGCACCACGCTCGACATGGACGACCAGCACGCCGTCGACAGGGCCCTGCGCGGGACCGTCGCCCCCGGCGGCAACCGCGTCGGCGCCGAGGCGATGGTCGAGCCCGGCACCGGCAAGGTCCGGGCCATCGGGCTGAGCAAGCGGTACGGCGCCGGCAAGGGCCGGACGACCATCAACCTCCCCGCCGACTCCGCGCACGGCGGCGGAAGCGGCGTCTCGGCGGGCTCGACGTTCAAGGTCTTCACCCTGGCCGCCGCCATCGACCAGGGCATCCCGGTCAGCACGACCATCAACTCGCCGCAGACCACCACGGTCAGCGGGTTCCAGCCCTGCCGCTACACCGGGATGTTCGACGGCAAGAAGGTGAAGAACGCCATGGTCGGCGGCGGTCCCTGGACGCTCTCGAACGCCGGCGACAGCGAGAAGGGCAACTTCAACCTGAAGACCGGCACCTGGCACTCGGTCAACACCTTCTACGCCGTCCTGGAGAAGCGCGTCGGCGTCTGCAACGCCGTCAAGATGGCCGAGAAGTTCGGGATGAAGCAGGCCACCGGCGACCCCCTGATGCCGATCGCGTCGCAGGTCCTCGGCGTCAACGACATCGACATGGTGCACCTCGCCGCCGCCTACGCGGGCTTCGCCGCACGCGGCAAGTACTGCGCCCCCGTCTCGGTGACCGAGGTCGTCGACCCCGAGGGCAAGAAGCTCAAGCTGCCCAAGCCGGACTGCCACCAGGCCCTCGACCAGGACGTCGCCGACAAGGTGAACTCGATCCTGCAGGGCGTCCTCACCAAGGGCACCGCGGCCGGACGCAGCATCGGACGTCCCGCCGCCGGCAAGACCGGAACCTGTGAAGAGTTCACCTGCGCCGTCTTCGCCGGGTTCACCCCGAACCTCGCCGCCGCCACCGCCTACTGGGACTTCCGCGGCCCCTGGCAGTACAAGGTCTACGGCGTCTACGGCGCGGACATCCCCGGCGGCATGTGGCAGCAGTCCATGCGCAACGCTCTCTCGGGCAAGCCCGCGCCCGGTTTCCAGACCCCGACCCGCGACTTCGGCGACACCACGGACGTCCCGCAGGTGAAGGGCCTCACGGTCGCCGCCGCGACCGCCAAGCTCAAGGGCGCCGACCTGAACGTCCAGGTCGCGTCCGGCTCCGTCGACTCCGACCAGCCGAGGGGCACGGTCGTGTCCACCTCGCCCGACGCGGGCACCTCCGTCCCGCCCGGCACCACCGTCATCCTCTACGTGAGCGCCGGCAAGAAGCGCGGCGGAGGCGCCCCGCCCGACGGCGACTGACGCGAAAGGGCCCGGCGCCGAGCCGGGCCCTTTCTCATTCCGCGAGCTGCCGCTTCACCTCCGCCGCGACGCGCCCGCCCTCCGCGCGCCCGGCCACCTTCGGATTCACCGACTTCATGACCTGCCCCATCGCGCGGGGCCCCGACGCGCCCGTCTCGGCGATCGCGTCCGCCACCAGCGCCGTCAGCTCCTCGTCGGACAGCTGAGCGGGCAGGTACCCCTCCAGCACCTCGCCCTCGTCCCGCTCCGCCTGCGCCTGCGCCTCGCGCCCCGCGTCACCGAACGCCGTCGCGGCCTCCCGCCGCTTCTTCGCCTCCCGCGTGAGCACCTTCACGACGTCGTCGTCGGAAAGCGTGCGCGACTGCTTGCCGGCGACCTCCTCGTTCTTCACCGCCGTGAGCACCATGCGCAGCGTGCGCGTCCGCAGCTCGTCGCGCGCCTTCATCGCGGACGACAGATCGGTCTCCAGCTTCTCCTTCAGGGTCATGCACAACATCATGCCCGTCCGCGACCTTCCGCCTCATCAGGATTACCGACCGGTGCCCATGTCTGAAAGCATGGACCCCTGAGAAGGGAGAGCCGTGCGAAAGATCCACGCCGTGCCGCTGGGAGTGCTGGGCGCGGGCGCCGCGACCTTCGGGTACGCCTCGCTGATCGAGCGGAACTGGTTCCGCCTCCGCCGCTTCGACGTGCCGGTGCTGTCGCCGGGCCGCCCCTCGGTGAAGATCCTGCACATCTCCGACGCGCACCTCACACCCGGCCGGTCCCGCCTGATCCACTGGGTCCGCTCGCTGGACGCCCTGGAGCCCGACCTCGTCGTCAACACCGGCGACACGCTCTCCCACCGCGACGCCATCGGCCCCTTCCTGGACGCCCTCGGCCCCCTCCTCGACCGCCCCGGCGTCTTCGTCTACGGCTCCAACGACCTGTACTCCCCGGTCCTGAAGAACCCGCTCCGCTACATCTGGCGCACGAGCAAGTCCGACTACGGCCGCCGCCGCCGCGAGCCCGACCTCCCCTACCGCGAGCTCGGCTCCTCCCTCCAGGCCGCCGGCTGGCTCGACCTCAACAACCGCATCGGCCGCCTCAAGGTCGGCGAACTGGACATCGAGTTCGGCGGCATCGACGACTCCCACATCAACCGGGACCGCTACGACAAGATCGCCGGCCCGGTCGACCCCCAGGCCGACGTCCACCTCGGCATCATGCACTCCCCGGAACCCCGCAACCTCGACCGCTTCACCGCCGACGGCTACGACCTCCTCCTGGCCGGCCACACCCACGGCGGCCAGGTCTGCGTCCCCTTCTACGGCGCCCTGGCCACCAACTGCGGCATCGACCGCCCCCGCGTGAAGGGCCTCCACAGGCACCGCGGCTCCTGGCTCCACGTCTCCGCGGGCCTGGGCACGTCCCCGAAGGCCCCCATGCGCTTCTGCTGCCCCCCGGAGGCCTCCCTCCTCACCCTCGTCCCCCGTCGGTGAACTGGAAGACCGCCCCGCTCCTCGCCACCCTGTACGACGTAGCCGTCCAGAACCGCCCCCTCTCCCGCCTGGGAGCCCGCGCCCTCTGGAACTACGACATCACCCACCTGCACATGGCCATAGCCGCCCAAGACCCATCCGCCCTAACCCTGGACATCCCCTGCGGCGGCGGCCTGGCCGTGCGCGACAACCCCCGCCACGTAGCCGCCGACCTCTCCCACACGATGCTCAAGAGGGCCCGCCGCAAGACAACGACCCTCGTCCAGGCAGACATCTACAACCTCCCCTTCCCCACCTCCACCTTCGACCGGTGCCTCACCTACAACGGCCTCCACTGCCTAGAGGACCCCCAAGCCGCCCTCAAGGAACTGACCCGAGTCCTACGCCCAGGCGGCACCCTCCAAGGCACAACCCTCGTCAGGGGCGCCGGCCGAGACCCCTTGATCAAGCTCCTCCAGCACCAAGGCGCCTTCGGCAACCCGGGAACAGCGGCCGACCTCCGAACCTGGCTGGAGACCGCCCTCCTGACCGACATCACCCTCACCACCTCGGGCGCCGTGACCGCCTTCACCGCCCGGAAAACAGGGACGCAGCACTCCCCGGCATC is a genomic window of Actinomadura citrea containing:
- a CDS encoding NUDIX hydrolase; translated protein: MSEWLAMGITNGLKLPESFRGQVEDILEGRTDPVAAKDAATVVVLRDHDEHGLQAFMLRRVRSMAFAPGAYVFPGGSVDPRDGEAALAWSGPSPAEWGKAFDADETLARELVCAAVRETFEETLVLLAGPTGETVVDDTRGDDWEADRQALLDRSQSFGGFLDRRGLVLRSDLLRPWAHWITPKIERKRYDTRFFVAAMPAGQRARDVSTEADQVAWVSPAEAAERAARGEWMMLPPTVATLAELAGFATVADVLAAQREIVVQEPVAEIIDGDAYLVLPEGVARHYPQG
- a CDS encoding RidA family protein; the encoded protein is MSTPEERIRELGIELPEVVPPVASYVPTARTGSLVYTAGQIPLVKGELGATGKVGAEVSAEEAARQARICALNAIAALKAEVGELSRIVRIVKVVGFVASAPDFHGQPQVINGASDLLAEVFGDAGRHARSAVGVAVLPRDVPVEVELIAEVA
- a CDS encoding DUF4177 domain-containing protein, encoding MKKWEYATVPLLVHATKQILDNWGQDGWELVTVLPGPNPENLVAYFKREVQ
- a CDS encoding winged helix-turn-helix transcriptional regulator, giving the protein MATMTAAERREQEKAAFDVYMDGCPTHQLMGIIGNKWSMLVLADLAHGARRYAEVGRALPGVSAKMLTQTLRSLERDGFVARSVTPSVPVQVEYTLTRLGERIVPLLTSIREWADRHIDEIHAARERYGEGAGQAVGADGRSLG
- a CDS encoding NADP-dependent oxidoreductase, with the translated sequence MRAIIVRTPGGPGALELSDAPVPVPGPGQVRIRVAAAAVNPVDAATRSGALAGAGLMPPFGSRPAVGIGWDVAGTVDAVGGRVTRIAVGDEVIGLKDRLDVPLGAYADAIVLDADAVAPAPRSVPAVEAATIPLNGLTALQALDLLGLPSGATLLVTGAAGAVGGYAVELAAHRGLRVAATASASDEALVRGLGAEMFVPRGAHLGDAVRALVPGGVDGAVDAALLSVAALDAVRNGGSFAAVNGGPATPLPLRGITVHNVWIRADAAAMAGLAALADEGRLTPRVAGTLPLAEASKAHARLEAGGLRGRLVLTP
- a CDS encoding MarR family winged helix-turn-helix transcriptional regulator, producing the protein MGDRDRTDDHVERWAPIVPDLDPDIEGAVTRMVFFVKHIRQMREELLAASGLQRHEFDTLHALAGRHGTAAPSQLAADLAMPPNSITGRLDALERRGFVRRSPSATDRRRVVVELTPAGRSAWREAMDGLGVEETRLLGALDPAERRTLADLLRRVMLRAEQPAGPPQGPTG
- a CDS encoding MFS transporter; this translates as MTHPLRGRDFRLLFAARVLSLTGDAAVPAALALAVLRATGSTSALALVLGCAMVPRLLLLPLGGVLADRLNARGVALTTDLAGAAAQLFAALELLSGEPRLWHLAAAQVIGGAASAFQTPTVSPLIAGTVEPSGLQKANSLMGVANGATRLAGPALAGTFVLTIGPGWTFLLDSASFAASAAILALARVRHVPIPRRSLRADLAEGWSEVRSRDWYWTSLIAHGVWNGTSAVLLTLGPALAVDRLGGEGVWIATVQVGAAGLVAGALLAARVRPRRPVLVANVGLAALALPLALFAVAAPAPLLVAAYGLALTGLGVLNPTWETVVQMTIPPQALARVTSYDWLLSLAAAPLGYALAPWAASVWGPSVPLWTAAVLVGAACLGTAAVPGVRRLTMPVAAPDAALASPQPQAR
- a CDS encoding slipin family protein, which codes for MIAVALVILLIVVVGGLIVLASSVRVVQQFEHGIVFRFGQVQRDGQMRPGAVRTPGLTAIVPIAERMQKVSRQTITMGVPGQDGITQDNVSVRVDAVVYFRVIDPVKAIVNVHNYQYAVSQVAQTSLRSVIGQADMQELLGEREKINMRLRAIIDEITEGPWGILIERVEIKDVSLPEGMKRSMARQAEAERERRARIITADGEFQASKRLAAAAEIMSQDPAALQLRLLQTVVEVSAEKNSTLVMPLPVEILRFFERAAGGPGRSEDGGEGKPDLGERLAKAEEELARATERSSALESTEDVPPVIGLDEPKRRASEVAAPQDEQRRGIGGGAPEAVEEEQPPR
- a CDS encoding ArsA-related P-loop ATPase; the protein is MSARDTDWDGVRLHVVTGKGGTGKTTVAAALALALAAGGRKVLLVEVEGRQGIAQLFDCPPLPYEERRVAVAPDGGDVHALAVDTEEALIEYLEMFYNLKRAGKAMTKLGIVDFVTTIAPGLRDVILTGKTSESVRRKKKDGSFVYDAVVMDAPPTGRITKFLNVNDEVSGLAKVGPVRNHADTVMKVVRSPETAVHFVTLLEEMPVQETMDGIRDLTAVGLPVGGVIVNMEHQPVLTEDDLAVAAAGALDTDEIVRGVKAAGLEHDAEAIAAVLAGEAVDHARRTALQRREKERLDSVDRPRYTLPQLSDGMDLAGLYDLAAALRDQGAA